A single region of the Buteo buteo chromosome 16, bButBut1.hap1.1, whole genome shotgun sequence genome encodes:
- the C16H1orf216 gene encoding UPF0500 protein C1orf216 homolog has translation MFAVCAPDAPFRQGRGGLVLGTAVPGAGHGQDSNSNFVGEVCDSNENWSRPAPGSPPEEGSSRSENTTNPSDNLLLLMQRQMVQGRLRDAVPSLGAARPRLPEPGVRSPPEGAEVGGAGGQNAAAEEPAGGCGKPPSSPAEDNGYASSSLSIDSPDSTCGSSWDPPAAAPLPGSPPQPGAAEPEPGTLFPALAEAVQHLQDKERFKEREKEKHHIQLVMYRRLALLRWIHGLQQKVVDQQNRLQESFDTILDNRKELIRCMQRGPACPAGAAAPSP, from the coding sequence ATGTTTGCCGTCTGCGCGCCGGACGCCCCGttccggcagggccgggggggccTGGTGCTGGGCACGGCCGTCCCGGGGGCCGGCCACGGGCAGGACTCCAACTCCAACTTCGTGGGAGAGGTGTGTGACAGCAACGAGAACTGGAGCCGGCCAGCGCCGGGGTCCCCGCCGGAGGAGGGCTCCAGCCGGAGCGAAAACACGACAAATCCGTCCGATAATCTGCTGTTATTAATGCAGAGACAGATGGTCCAGGGCCGGCTTAGGGACGCCGTCCCGAGCCTGGGCGCCGCGCGGCCGCGTCTCCCCGAGCCGGGGGTGCGCAGCCCCCCTGAGGGAGCGGAGgtcggcggggcggggggccaAAACGCCGCCGCCGAGGAGCCGGCTGGGGGATGCGGCaagccccccagctcccctgcgGAGGACAACGGCTACGCCAGCAGCTCCCTCAGCATCGACAGCCCCGACAGCACCTGCGGGAGCTCCTGGGACCCTCCTGccgctgcccccctccccgggagcccaccccagccgggGGCGGCCGAGCCCGAGCCGGGGACCCTCTTCCCGGCACTGGCAGAGGCCGTGCAGCACCTCCAGGACAAGGAACGCTTCAAGGAgcgggagaaggagaagcaccACATCCAGCTGGTGATGTACCGGCGCCTGGCCCTGCTGCGCTGGATCCACGGCCTCCAGCAGAAAGTGGTGGACCAGCAGAACCGGCTGCAGGAGAGTTTCGACACCATCCTGGACAACCGCAAGGAGCTCATCCGCTGCATGCAGCGCGGCCCGGCGTGCccggccggcgcggccgcccccagcccctga